From Macaca fascicularis isolate 582-1 chromosome 14, T2T-MFA8v1.1, a single genomic window includes:
- the LMNTD2 gene encoding lamin tail domain-containing protein 2 isoform X4, which translates to MAPKSGQGVEEAEEEALLSPTERESVSGHRGPPAGAPAAPETPTCLPDTTPHPTRAACSADLQLALESLDPRTLRLLWKQRELEIQALRWAVQNGKDTRLCHILEEVAGISPKRSSHSQEKFLQNQVQKLTLELKEQKERAQWEKEHLEERLLQTTRTLQEVEAELQNLQKSCLLQLARSSWVGRMLRSQTGSVEVVTAETLMDPSASDLSENIQAPTGEGFRLEDVDWNSIAHRYPNLFISLEPNSKQKQPRPWPQLDTGSSESSGKHSERHHKTVEWGCLPCLNTSSSGGVDSDSSSCRPGLPSLVQVVGHPPRDHRASSKQALVQARSSSRDLEDLQKIHSPRHGEPLLAPQPCTDPDHWSPEHLQSPTGLKIVAVSCREKFVRIFNPSQESTADLSGMVLKQVVRGLPERLYRFPPGTLLAPRHHITVWGEGTRSAKKPPRASSGREPVRLLSSRGCATLLLSPKGEVLSEHQIPRRETPAPRVFDDGTDLSIDRFPLPEVGPGADTCKPQRPPRPLRKGRVREPRVSRRRPRTRGLLPPMSSGKLFHAREGPARPENPEIPVPQHLPTIPGDPTLPSPPAEAGLGLENCRLRKEHQVRVCRKSVDRSCPLVALSVQSTAESRFGFRFLSCLPVTTDTCRGA; encoded by the exons ATGGCCCCCAAGTCTGGCCAGGGGGTTGAAGAAGCCGAGGAAGAGGCTCTCCTGTCCCccacagagcgagagtctgtcagTGGTCACCGGGGACCTCCAGCAGGCGCACCTGCAGCCCCCGAGACCCCCACATGCCTGCCAGACACCACGCCCCACCCCACACGGGCGGCCTGCTCTGCTGACCTGCA gttGGCTCTTGAGTCCCTGGACCCTCGCACACTGCGGCTGCTGTGGAAGCAGCGAGAACTGGAGATCCAGGCCTTGCGGTGGGCCGTCCAGAATGGCAAGGACACCCGGCTCTGCCACATCCTGGAGGAAGTGGCAGGGATTTCACCCAAGAG GAGCTCCCACAGTCAGGAGAAGTTCCTGCAGAACCAGGTCCAGAAGCTGACCCTGGAGTTGAAGGAACAGAAAGAGCGAGCCCAGTGG GAGAAGGAGCACCTGGAGGAGCGGCTGTTGCAGACCACCCGCACGCTGCAGGAGGTGGAGGCCGAGCTACAGAACTTGCAGAAGTCCTGCCTCCTGCAGCTGGCCCGCTCCTCGTGGGTGGGCCGCATGCTACGATCCCAGACTGGCAGTGTGGAG GTGGTGACGGCAGAGACTCTGATGGACCCAAGTGCAAGTGACCTCTCTGAAAACATTCAGGCCCCCACTGGGGAG GGCTTTCGGCTGGAGGACGTGGACTGGAACAGCATTGCCCACCGGTACCCCAACCTCTTCATCAGCCTGGAGCCCAACTCAAAGCAAAA GCAGCCCCGGCCCTGGCCACAGCTGGACACAGGGAGCTCAGAGTCCTCTGGAAAGCACTCTGAGCGGCATCACAAGACCGTGGAGTGGGGCTGCCTGCCCTGTCTGAACACCAGCAGCTCAGGGGGCGTTGACTCCGACTCCAGCAGCTGCCGGCCGGGCCTGCCTTCCCTCGTGCAGGTGGTAGGGCACCCACCCCGGGACCACCGCGCTTCCTCCAAGCAGGCGCTGGTGCAGGCCAGGAGCTCCAGCAGGGACCTGGAAG ATCTGCAGAAAATCCACTCACCCAGGCACGGCGAGCCACTCCTGGCGCCCCAACCCTGCACAGACCCTGACCATTGGAGCCCGGAACACCTGCAGAG CCCGACAGGCCTGAAGATCGTGGCCGTGAGCTGCCGGGAGAAGTTCGTCCGCATCTTCAACCCGTCGCAGGAGAGCACGGCCGACCTGAGCGGCATGGTGCTGAAGCAGGTGGTGCGCGGCTTGCCGGAGCGCCTGTACCGCTTCCCGCCGGGCACGCTGCTGGCCCCGCGGCACCACATCACG GTCTGGGGCGAGGGGACCCGCAGCGCCAAGAAGCCGCCGCGCGCGTCCTCGGGCCGGGAGCCCGTCCGCCTCCTCTCCAGCCGCGGCTGCGCGACGCTGCTCCTGAGCCCCAAGGGCGAG GTCCTCAGTGAGCACCAGATCCCACGCCGCGAGACTCCGGCCCCGAGGGTCTTCGACGACGGCACCGACTTGTCCATCGACCGCTTCCCGCTCCCTGAAGTCGGGCCCGGCGCTGACACCTGCAAGCCGCAGCGCCCACCTCGACCCCTGCGCAAAGGCCGGGTGCGGGAGCCCCGGGTCAGTCGCCGGAGACCAAG GACGCGGGGCCTGCTGCCCCCAATGAGCTCGGGGAAACTCTTCCACGCGCGGGAGGGGCCCGCGCGGCCCGAGAACCCCGAGATCCCCGTGCCGCAGCACCTGCCCACCATCCCGGGTGACCCCACCCTGCCGTCGCCTCCCGCAGAGGccgggctggggctggagaaCTGTCGGCTCCGGAAGGAGCACCAAGTTCGG GTGTGCCGGAAGAGCGTGGACCGGAGCTGCCCCCTGGTGGCCCTGTCGGTGCAGAGCACGGCGGAGAGCAGATTCGGCTTCCGCTTCCTCAGCTGCCTGCCGGTCACCACGGACACCTGCCGCGGCGCCTAG